One window of the Nothobranchius furzeri strain GRZ-AD chromosome 3, NfurGRZ-RIMD1, whole genome shotgun sequence genome contains the following:
- the LOC107385534 gene encoding keratin, type I cytoskeletal 18, with protein MSFRTPSMQQAPSARISFSRSTPQYRAASIYGGAGGHGARISSASASGLRSGPPISSANTFKLMGGGMSGGMSSGFGGASTSGGTGSSAEILGNQKGAMQNLNDRLASYLDTVRNLEQANKELEINIREALEKGGPDTRDYSKYEAIVEDLRKQIFDKIVEKAGFELQIDNARLAADDFKLKFENELAIRQSVEADTAGLKRVIEETNVTRINIENEMEAVKEELLFLKRNHENEVMELRSQISQSGVQVDVDAPKGQDLSQIMQDVRSTYEKIALKNAEDLKRWHENQIADVQVQVSANTEALQGAQMEKSDLTRQIQTLEIELASQQSLKASLEDTLHNTELRNNMEMEKYNTLILRLEEELTNLRANIQQQTQEYEVLLNMKMKLEAEISTYKTLLDGGDFKLQDALDELESAS; from the exons ATGAGCTTCAGAACCCCCAGCATGCAGCAGGCGCCTTCTGCCAGGATCTCCTTCAGCCGCTCCACACCTCAGTACCGTGCTGCCAGCATTTATGGTGGTGCTGGTGGTCATGGAGCTCGCATTTCCTCTGCTTCTGCATCTGGACTGCGTTCTGGTCCTCCGATCTCATCCGCTAACACCTTCAAGCTGATGGGTGGTGGCATGAGCGGTGGCATGAGCAGTGGCTTTGGTGGTGCGAGCACATCTGGGGGAACTGGGTCTAGTGCTGAGATCCTGGGCAACCAGAAGGGAGCCATGCAGAACCTAAACGATCGCCTGGCTAGTTATCTGGATACGGTGAGGAACCTGGAGCAGGCCAACAAGGAACTGGAGATTAACATCAGGGAGGCCTTGGAGAAAGGAGGACCTGACACCAGAGACTATAGCAAGTATGAGGCCATCGTGGAGGACTTACGCAAACAG ATCTTTGATAAGATAGTGGAGAAGGCCGGCTTTGAGCTCCAGATTGACAACGCCCGTCTTGCTGCTGATGACTTCAAATTAAA GTTTGAGAATGAGCTGGCTATCCGCCAGTCTGTGGAGGCCGACACCGCCGGGCTGAAGAGAGTCATTGAAGAAACCAACGTGACCCGAATAAACATTGAGAACGAGATGGAAGCTGTGAAAGAAGAGCTGCTGTTCCTGAAGCGGAACCATGAGAAT gaagtgatggagcTGAGGAGCCAGATCTCTCAGTCAGGCGTGCAGGTGGATGTGGATGCCCCCAAAGGTCAGGACCTGTCTCAGATCATGCAGGATGTGAGATCAACCTACGAGAAGATCGCTCTGAAGAATGCAGAGGACCTCAAACGCTGGCATGAAAATCAG ATTGCAGACGTGCAGGTGCAGGTATCTGCGAACACGGAAGCTCTCCAGGGAGCTCAGATGGAGAAGAGCGACCTCACCAGGCAGATACAGACTTTGGAAATTGAACTTGCATCTCAACAAAGCTTA AAAGCCTCTTTAGAGGACACTCTCCACAACACAGAGCTTCGTAACAACATGGAGATGGAGAAGTACAACACTCTTATTTTACGCCTGGAGGAAGAACTCACTAACCTGCGTGCAAACATCCAGCAACAGACACAGGAGTATGAGGTGCTGCTCAACATGAAGATGAAACTGGAGGCCGAGATCAGCACTTATAAGACTCTGCTAGATGGAGGAGACTTTAA GCTGCAAGATGCACTGGATGAGCTGGAGTCTGCAAGTTAA